In Rhodothermales bacterium, the genomic window GACGCCGTCGTCGTCAACGCGGCCACGGGGCCGGGTGGCAACTCGAACGCTCTCTACCGCAACACCGCCACGAACGGCAACCACTGGATCAACATCCGCGTGGTCGGTACCACGTCGAACCGCTCCGGCATCGGGGCCGTCGTCCGCGTGAAGGCGACGATCTCGGATGCGCCGACGTGGCAGACCCGCTACATCATGGGCAGTCCGACGGGCGACCGCAGCCAGGACGACCTCCGCGCGCACTTCGGTCTCGGCGATGCCACAGAGATCGACTCGGTCGTCGTCGCGTGGCCGTCGGGGGCGGAAGACGTGTACGAGGCTGTGGGGAGCAACGCGTTCTTCCGCGCCGTCGAAGGCGGCGACCTCCTGCCGGTCGCGAGCGAAGATGCTTCCGTACCGAGTGGCGACGAGGCGGGGCTTCGGCTCGACCTCCACCCGAATCCGGCGCGGGACCGGGCGGCGCTGTCGTTCACGCTCGCGCGACCGGGCGTAGTGCGGGTGCGGATCTACGACGTGCTCGGGCGGATCGTACGGACACCTCCGGCAGAGCAGCACGCGGCCGGTGAGCAGCAGGTGACGCTGGACGTGGCGGGCCTGCCCGCCGGCGTCTACCTCATCGCGGTCGAGGCGGGCGGGCAGCGGCGGGTGGAGCGGATGGTGCGGTTGTGAGCGAGGATGCCGACGGAGAGTAGAGACAGGCTTTTCCCCTTGACACACAAGGGGTGGATCCCTACGTTTCGGGCCTCTCCCCTGCTCTCCGACCGCCGCTCCGATGCCCCGCAAACCCGGCGAGCTGCTGCAAGGCACGCTCGACATGCTGATCCTGAAGACGCTCACCGCCGGGCCGATGCACGGCTACGCCATCGTGCGTCGCCTGCAACAGGTCTCCGACGAGGCACTCGTCGTCGAGGAGGGCTCGCTCTACCCGGCGCTCTACCGCATGGCGGCGAAGGGCTGGATCGAGGCCGAGTGGGGCACGTCGGAGAACAACCGCCGGGCGAAATTCTATCGACTCACGTCGGCGGGAAAGCGCCAGCTCGATGAGGAGGTCGCGTTCTGGGAACGGTTCACGACCGCCACGGCAAAGGTGCTTCAGTTCGCGCCGACGGAGGGCTGAGCCATGCCTGCCCGCTGGCCCCGCCCGCTGACGCCGCACCGCCGCCGCGCCCTCGCTTGTGAGATCGAGGAGGAACTGCGGACGCACCTCGCGCTGCGGGCCGACGACAACCGCCGCGCGGGGATGGCCCCCGCCGAGGCCGAGGCTGACGCGCTCGACCGCTTCGGCGACGTGGAGCACATCGCGGCGGCCTGCCTCTGGGCCGAGCAGACGCATCCGTTGCGCGAGGTGCAGCGGCTTGTCGTGACCGGGCTCGTGTTCGCCGTCGGGTTCGGGGCGTTCGCCGCCGCGTTCTCGCTCGCCGTCGCCGTCTTCGTCCGCCCGCTCCGTTTCGACGACGCCGACAGGCTCGTCCGGTCCGGGGCGGGCTGGGAGGACGCGCTCGTCCCGCCGGACGTCGTCGCGCGGTGGCAGGCGGAGGGCACCAGCTTCGAGCGCCTGACGGCGTTCAACGCGCTGGATTTGGCCCTCGGCGGTGACGCGCCCGACGAGCGGGTCGAGGTGATGCTCATCAGCGACGACTACTTCCGTGTCTTCCGCGTCGCGCCCATCGTGGGTCGCACCCTCAGCCACGGCGAGCGCGAGGAGATTCTGATCAGCGACGGACTCTGGGAGCGACGGTTCCAGCGGAGCCGTTCGGCGCTCGGCGCGACGCTCGACCTCGACGGGCAGCCGCACACGGTCGTCGGGGTGATGCCCGAGGCGGCCCAGCTCTCGCACCGCGTCGACCTGTGGCACCGGCTCCCGGCGTCGTGGCCGGCCGACCGGGGGCTCTACGTCGTCGGCCGGCTCCGCGAGGGCGTGACGCTGGCGGAGGTCCGCGCCGAAGTCGCGCCGCTGACGATCGCGCAGGCCCCCACGCTCCACCCGCTGAAGCAGCTCTATGCTGACCCCGTTCGTCCCATGGCTTGGCGAGCGTTCGGCCTGTCGGCCCTCGTGCTGCTGGCGCTGGCGTTCGCGGCGCTGCGGCACGCGCATGGTCGCGCGCGTCGGGCCGCACTCTACGGCGGCGACGACGCCGACCCGGCGGTGCAGATCGGGATGGCGGTGGGGGCCGCGCTCGCCGGCCTCGTCCTCGCGCATGCCACGCAGGCGCTGGTCTACGACGACCTCCTCGGCCGGTGGGGCCCGATGTTCGACCGCGGGCTCGACGGACCCGTCGTGCTCGGCGTGCTTGGGGTCGGGCTCGCCGTGGGGGTGTTGCTCGTGGCGGGCTCACAGCAGAGAGGGGGGGTGCGGCACCGGGCATGAGGCGCGCAACCCGGGTCGGAGGATGGGGCACGATCATTCCCCTTGATAGACTAGGTGTGGGTTCCTATTCTACCCTAGACTCTCTAGGCAACAGACCCCTCGCTTCATGCGCATCGCTACGCTCGGCCTCCTCCTCCTCGGTTTCACAGGGGCCGTCTCGGCCCAGACCGTGACCACGTTCACCGAACCGTTCACCGCGAGCGGTGGCGTCTCCGTCGGTCCGGACGGCGACATCTACGTCGCCGATTTCGGGCGCTTCCTCAACCAGAACGGCGGCACGACGGTCTACCGCGTCACGCCGGAGGGCGACGTCTCCGTCTTCGCCACGGGCTTCGCCGGAGCGTCGGGCAACGCGTTCGACGCCGAAGGCAACCTCTTCCAGTCGAACATCGGCGGCAACCGGATCTCGAAGATCACACCCGACGGAACGGTGACGACATACGCGACGGAAGGTATCGTCGCGCCCGTCGGCGTCGCCGTTGATGCCGCGGGGAACGTGTACAACACGAACTGCCAGTCGCCGGGCCGCATCTCGAAGACGACGCCCGACGGCACCACGACGACGTTCGCGTCGAGCCCGCTGATGAGCTGCCCCAACGGCCTCACGATCGATGACGACGGCAACCTCTACACGGCCAACTTCAACAACGGCCGCATCGTCAAGATCACGCCGGACGGGGCGGCGAGCGAACTCGTTTCGCTCTCGAATGCGCCGATCGGCAACGGGCACCTCACGTTCGCGAACGGACGGCTCTACGTCTGCAACTGGGGCGGCTTCATCTACGAGGTGACGCTCGGCGGCGTCGCGCGCGTGCTCGCCGGCTCGGGCACCGGCCTCGCCGACGGCCCGGCGGCCGAGGCGCAGTTCTTCCGTCCGAACGGCATCTCGGCGAGCATGACGGGTGATACGCTGTACCTCAACCAGACGGCCGAACTCGTCGCGCTCCCGCAGATCCACCCGAACACGGTGCGGATGATCACAGGCGTACGGCAGACGGTGGACGCCGCCGACGAAGCACCGGACGCCGACGGTCTCGGCCTCGCTCCGAGCGCGCCGAACCCGTTCCGCTCGGCCACGCGGATCGCGTACACGCTGCCGCATCCGATGCCGGTCTCGCTCCGCGTGTACGACGTGCTCGGGCGCCCCGTCCGCACGCTCGTCGAGCGGGTCGAGGCGGGGGGCACGCACGAGGTGCGGTGGGACGGGCGGAGCGACGGTGGGCAGCGGCTCGCCGCGGGCCTGTACCTCTACGCGCTCGCCGGGCTCGACCGCCGCGTCGTGCAGCGGGTGACGCTGTTGCGGTGAGCTATTCGTAACGGAGAGACTCGACGGGGTCGGCCGAGGCGGCGCGGAGGGCCTGGGCGCTGACGGCGACGAGCGCAATCGCGAGGGCCGCGAGCCCGGCGGCGACGAACACGCCGAGCCCGAGGTCGATCCGGTACGCGAACCCGTCGAGCCACCGGCTCACGACGAGGTAGGCGAGCGGCACGGCCACCACGAACGCGACGCCGACAAAGCGGAGGAAGTCCTTCGAGAGCAGCGCGAGGATCGACGACACGCTCGCGCCGAGCACCTTGCGGATGCCGATCTCTTTCGTCCGCTGCTGCACCGCAAAGGCGACGAGCCCGAACAGTCCCATGGCTGCAATCGCAAGCGCGAGGAGGGTGAAGAACGACACGGCCCGCCCGAGCATCCGCTCCTGCGCCGCGAGCGCCGCGAAGTTGTCGTCGAGGAAGCGGGTGCGGAGGGGCTCGTCCGGCGCGAAGCCCTGCCAGAGTGTTTGCATCCGGTCGAGGAAGTCGGCCGTGTCCGCGCCGCCGAAGCGCACGATCAGCTGGCTCCCTCCGGGGGCGTACTGTACGACGGTCGGCTCGATCCGCTCGCGCAGCGACCGGAAGTGGAAGTCGCTCACGACGCCGACCACGACCTCATCCTCGTTGACGACCTGCCCGATGGGGTCCGCGCCGAGGCCGAGCACCGCTACGGCGGCCTCGTTGAGGATGAGCGCGCTGCTGTCCGAGGCGAGGTCGCTGGAGAAGGGGCGCCCGGCGACGAGGCGCATCCCGAGGGCGGAGAGGTAGTGCTCGTCGCCCCGGAAGGTCTGAAGCGTCAGCGCCTCCTCCATCGTCGGGGTCTGGTAGGTGTACATCATCACGCCCGAGCCGGTCGGAACGCGCCCGGCGAGGCTGGTCTCCTCGACGTGGGGCAGCGCGTCGAGCGACCGCCGGAACGCTTCGCCCCGGTCGCCGAGCACGCCCATATTCTCGACGAAAACCACGCCGTCCGGCGCGAGCCCTTTGTCGACGCGCTGCATGAACGTGAGCTGCTGGTAGACCACGAGGCTCCCCACGACGAGCACGATCGCGATGGCGAACTGCCCGACGACGAGCGCGCCGCGCAGCCGGTGGTTGCCGCCCCCGCTCAGCCCGCCTTTGAGGATCACCGCGGGCCGGAAGCGGGCGAGGTAGAACGCCGGATACAGCCCAGCGAGGACGCCCACGGCGAGCGAGAAGCCGAGGAGGGCGAGCGCGTACTGGCCGTCGGCGAGCACGCTGTCCATGAGCGGCGTGCCGGTCACGAACGCGAACGCCGCGAGCATCCCCTCGGCGAGCACCACGGCTACGGCCGCGGCGACGAGGCTGAACACGACCGTCTCGGCGATGAACTGCCGGACGAGCGAGCCTTGCGTCGCTCCCATCGTCTTTTTGACGCCGACCTCGCGGGCGCGGACCGTCGAGCGCGCCGTCGTGAGGTTGACGTAGTTCACCCCGGCGATGAGGAGGATGAACAGCCCGACAATGCCGAGGGCGTAGACCTGCGCCGGGTTGCCGCCAGGTCGAAGCTCGAAGTTAAAGTCGGAATGGAGGTAGATGTCGTGGAGCGGCTGGACGAAGAACTGCACCGCCAGCGGGGCGGCAGCCCACGCGCCGAACGACCCCTCGAAGTCACTGGCGGGGTACGCGTGGTTGCGGAGGATGCGGTCGAGCCCGCGCTCGAGGTCCGCCTGCGCAGCGTCGGGGCGCAGCTTGACGTAGTTGTAGTACGCGACGTTCGTCCACCCCGCGGGTGTCTCCTCGCGCACGAGCGGGAGCCACAGGGCGGCCCCGAGATGCGTCGGCCCCGGTGGCGGGGCGACGACGCCGGTGACGCGGTGGGGCACCTGTTCCTTGCCGACGAGCACGGTCTGCCC contains:
- a CDS encoding PadR family transcriptional regulator, translated to MPRKPGELLQGTLDMLILKTLTAGPMHGYAIVRRLQQVSDEALVVEEGSLYPALYRMAAKGWIEAEWGTSENNRRAKFYRLTSAGKRQLDEEVAFWERFTTATAKVLQFAPTEG
- a CDS encoding ABC transporter permease; amino-acid sequence: MPARWPRPLTPHRRRALACEIEEELRTHLALRADDNRRAGMAPAEAEADALDRFGDVEHIAAACLWAEQTHPLREVQRLVVTGLVFAVGFGAFAAAFSLAVAVFVRPLRFDDADRLVRSGAGWEDALVPPDVVARWQAEGTSFERLTAFNALDLALGGDAPDERVEVMLISDDYFRVFRVAPIVGRTLSHGEREEILISDGLWERRFQRSRSALGATLDLDGQPHTVVGVMPEAAQLSHRVDLWHRLPASWPADRGLYVVGRLREGVTLAEVRAEVAPLTIAQAPTLHPLKQLYADPVRPMAWRAFGLSALVLLALAFAALRHAHGRARRAALYGGDDADPAVQIGMAVGAALAGLVLAHATQALVYDDLLGRWGPMFDRGLDGPVVLGVLGVGLAVGVLLVAGSQQRGGVRHRA
- a CDS encoding FlgD immunoglobulin-like domain containing protein — protein: MRIATLGLLLLGFTGAVSAQTVTTFTEPFTASGGVSVGPDGDIYVADFGRFLNQNGGTTVYRVTPEGDVSVFATGFAGASGNAFDAEGNLFQSNIGGNRISKITPDGTVTTYATEGIVAPVGVAVDAAGNVYNTNCQSPGRISKTTPDGTTTTFASSPLMSCPNGLTIDDDGNLYTANFNNGRIVKITPDGAASELVSLSNAPIGNGHLTFANGRLYVCNWGGFIYEVTLGGVARVLAGSGTGLADGPAAEAQFFRPNGISASMTGDTLYLNQTAELVALPQIHPNTVRMITGVRQTVDAADEAPDADGLGLAPSAPNPFRSATRIAYTLPHPMPVSLRVYDVLGRPVRTLVERVEAGGTHEVRWDGRSDGGQRLAAGLYLYALAGLDRRVVQRVTLLR
- a CDS encoding ABC transporter permease, yielding MLTSFVRLAWRHLAKSPGYTLLNVGGLALGIAAAFVLGLYVRQELTSDRAVPDAERVYRIATDFYQMGGFANSQEQLLDVLPTETTVIEATTRLSGSQRSTPFLVGDTRFEEPDVVWADTAFFQVFAFPFVAGSAEAALRAPDGLVLTEQAAARFFGDASAMGQTVLVGKEQVPHRVTGVVAPPPGPTHLGAALWLPLVREETPAGWTNVAYYNYVKLRPDAAQADLERGLDRILRNHAYPASDFEGSFGAWAAAPLAVQFFVQPLHDIYLHSDFNFELRPGGNPAQVYALGIVGLFILLIAGVNYVNLTTARSTVRAREVGVKKTMGATQGSLVRQFIAETVVFSLVAAAVAVVLAEGMLAAFAFVTGTPLMDSVLADGQYALALLGFSLAVGVLAGLYPAFYLARFRPAVILKGGLSGGGNHRLRGALVVGQFAIAIVLVVGSLVVYQQLTFMQRVDKGLAPDGVVFVENMGVLGDRGEAFRRSLDALPHVEETSLAGRVPTGSGVMMYTYQTPTMEEALTLQTFRGDEHYLSALGMRLVAGRPFSSDLASDSSALILNEAAVAVLGLGADPIGQVVNEDEVVVGVVSDFHFRSLRERIEPTVVQYAPGGSQLIVRFGGADTADFLDRMQTLWQGFAPDEPLRTRFLDDNFAALAAQERMLGRAVSFFTLLALAIAAMGLFGLVAFAVQQRTKEIGIRKVLGASVSSILALLSKDFLRFVGVAFVVAVPLAYLVVSRWLDGFAYRIDLGLGVFVAAGLAALAIALVAVSAQALRAASADPVESLRYE